In Herbaspirillum seropedicae, a single window of DNA contains:
- a CDS encoding glutathione S-transferase N-terminal domain-containing protein: protein MPHALSSFAIDQKWPAQHPDRIQLYSLPTPNGVKVSIMLEETGLPYEAHLVSFETNDQMSPEFLSLNPNNKIPAIIDPNGPGGQPLPLFESGAILLYLAEKTGQFLPADAAARYQVIQWVMFQMGGVGPMFGQLGFFHRFAGKEYEDKRPRDRYVNESKRLLGVMDKRLAQSQWLGGDAYSIADIATFPWIRNLIGFYEAADLVGFQDFPHVARALEAFVARPAVVRGLNIPARG, encoded by the coding sequence ATGCCCCACGCCCTGTCCTCTTTCGCCATCGACCAGAAATGGCCGGCCCAGCACCCTGACCGCATCCAGCTCTATTCGCTGCCCACGCCCAATGGCGTGAAGGTCTCGATCATGCTGGAAGAAACCGGCCTGCCCTACGAAGCCCACCTGGTGAGCTTCGAGACCAATGACCAGATGTCGCCGGAGTTCCTGTCGCTGAACCCGAACAACAAGATCCCCGCCATCATCGATCCCAACGGCCCTGGCGGCCAGCCGCTGCCCCTGTTCGAGTCGGGGGCGATCCTGCTGTACCTGGCCGAGAAGACCGGCCAGTTCCTCCCTGCCGACGCCGCTGCGCGCTACCAGGTGATCCAGTGGGTGATGTTCCAGATGGGCGGGGTGGGTCCGATGTTCGGCCAACTGGGCTTCTTCCATCGCTTTGCCGGCAAGGAATACGAGGACAAGCGTCCGCGCGACCGCTATGTCAACGAGTCCAAGCGCCTGCTGGGCGTAATGGACAAGCGCCTGGCGCAGAGCCAATGGCTGGGCGGCGACGCCTACTCCATCGCCGACATCGCCACCTTCCCGTGGATCCGCAACCTGATCGGCTTCTATGAAGCCGCCGACCTGGTGGGCTTCCAGGACTTCCCGCATGTGGCGCGGGCGCTGGAGGCCTTCGTCGCGCGGCCAGCGGTGGTGCGCGGCCTGAACATCCCGGCGCGCGGCTAA
- a CDS encoding alpha/beta hydrolase family esterase, with product MTIRLLSRLRPFPPLRSLPRLSRRGLMACLLGLGLGVAAPPSAQAVDLSLKTIRVGNLSRAYFSERTSVGEARPLIIALHASGSSGSLMARATGLTEIAEAAGYMIAYPNGTGLAIDARTWNSGGCCGYAQMHKVDDVAFLRALVEKLAKDGLADPQRVYLVGVSNGGMMAYRMAAEAPGLFKAVAVVSAVLDVPPETVKAPMPVLHIHGSEDPFIPFLGGIGKQEVSQLPRLSVARTIETWVKANGAEPRPAVTDIADTANDGTTIRQYTYRSKTDPQSVVLYEVKGGGHAWPGAVIPIINGGKSSQNMDASRTVVEFFNAHGGGRSDEAVDENLPPGAKPLPAATPAPAAAPTPTPTPIPAPTRPAR from the coding sequence ATGACGATCCGCCTGCTGTCCCGCCTGCGTCCTTTCCCTCCCCTCCGCTCCCTGCCGCGCCTGTCGCGGCGCGGCCTGATGGCCTGCCTGCTGGGCCTGGGCCTGGGGGTGGCGGCGCCGCCCTCGGCCCAGGCGGTTGACCTGTCGCTCAAGACCATTCGCGTCGGCAATCTCTCGCGCGCCTATTTCTCAGAGCGCACCAGCGTGGGCGAAGCCCGTCCGCTGATCATCGCCCTGCACGCCAGCGGTTCCAGCGGTTCGCTCATGGCGCGCGCCACCGGCCTGACCGAGATCGCCGAGGCGGCCGGCTACATGATCGCCTACCCCAACGGCACTGGCCTGGCCATCGACGCCCGCACCTGGAATTCCGGCGGCTGCTGCGGCTATGCCCAGATGCACAAGGTCGATGACGTGGCCTTCCTGCGTGCACTGGTCGAGAAGCTGGCCAAGGATGGGCTGGCGGACCCGCAACGGGTCTATCTGGTGGGGGTGTCCAATGGCGGCATGATGGCCTATCGCATGGCCGCCGAGGCGCCCGGACTGTTCAAGGCGGTAGCGGTCGTCAGCGCGGTGCTGGACGTGCCGCCGGAGACGGTCAAGGCGCCCATGCCGGTGCTGCACATCCATGGCAGCGAGGACCCCTTCATTCCCTTCCTGGGCGGGATCGGCAAGCAGGAAGTGTCGCAGTTGCCGCGCCTCTCGGTGGCCCGCACCATCGAGACCTGGGTCAAGGCCAATGGCGCCGAGCCGCGTCCTGCCGTGACCGACATTGCCGACACCGCCAACGATGGCACCACCATCCGGCAATATACCTATCGCAGCAAGACCGATCCGCAGTCCGTGGTGCTGTACGAAGTCAAGGGCGGCGGCCACGCCTGGCCGGGCGCGGTCATCCCCATCATCAATGGCGGCAAGTCTTCGCAGAACATGGATGCGTCGCGTACCGTCGTGGAGTTCTTCAATGCCCACGGCGGCGGCCGCAGCGATGAAGCGGTCGACGAGAACCTGCCGCCGGGCGCCAAGCCGCTGCCGGCTGCCACGCCGGCCCCGGCCGCTGCACCCACACCCACGCCCACGCCCATACCCGCGCCGACACGACCGGCACGCTGA
- a CDS encoding YXWGXW repeat-containing protein, translating to MKKIILASLVALSAAAAVAPVAQAQVSVNINIGAPPPPRAEPLPPPRHGFIWVPGFWDWDGHRHFWREGQWLRERPGYVYAQPVWRQGPRGWELDRGGWRGGPPPGRGPRHEDWDDHGPGPGPGRGRDCPPGHARKGEC from the coding sequence ATGAAAAAAATAATACTCGCCAGTCTCGTAGCACTCAGTGCTGCAGCAGCCGTGGCGCCTGTTGCTCAGGCGCAAGTCTCGGTCAATATCAACATCGGCGCGCCGCCGCCGCCCCGCGCGGAACCGCTGCCACCGCCGCGCCACGGTTTCATCTGGGTGCCGGGCTTCTGGGACTGGGACGGTCATCGTCATTTCTGGCGCGAAGGCCAGTGGCTGCGTGAGCGTCCCGGTTATGTCTATGCCCAGCCGGTCTGGCGCCAGGGGCCGCGTGGCTGGGAGCTGGATCGCGGCGGTTGGCGCGGTGGTCCGCCACCGGGGCGCGGGCCGCGTCACGAGGATTGGGATGATCATGGACCAGGGCCGGGCCCGGGCCGTGGCCGCGATTGCCCGCCAGGCCATGCGCGCAAGGGTGAGTGCTGA
- the alaC gene encoding alanine transaminase translates to MTQSADSRDPSRSPDASAASSASAASAASPVVPPDAFPVSFPRIERLPPYVFNITAELKMAARRRGEDIIDMSMGNPDGATPPHIVEKLVEVAQRPDTHGYSSSKGIPRLRRAIAHWYRSRYEVDFDPDSEAIVTIGSKEGLAHLMLATLDKGDTVLVPNPSYPIHIYGAVIAGANIRSVRMSPGVDFFDELERAVRESYPKPKMMILGFPSNPTAQCVELEFFERVVKLAREHQILVVHDLAYADITFDGWKAPSIMQVPGAREVAVEFFTLSKSYNMAGWRIGFMVGNARLVAALARIKSYHDYGSFTPVQVAAIAALEGDQSCVEEIRANYERRRNVLVKGLHEAGWMVDVPKASMYIWARIPEPYRQFGSLEFARILLEQAKVCVSPGIGFGEYGDEYVRFALIENESRIRQAIRGIKAMFKNAKGS, encoded by the coding sequence ATGACGCAATCCGCCGATTCGCGCGATCCCTCGCGCTCGCCTGACGCTTCCGCTGCTTCCTCCGCTTCTGCCGCTTCCGCCGCTTCCCCTGTCGTTCCTCCCGACGCCTTCCCGGTCAGCTTCCCGCGCATCGAACGCCTGCCGCCCTACGTCTTCAATATCACCGCCGAACTGAAGATGGCGGCCCGCCGTCGTGGCGAAGACATCATCGACATGTCCATGGGCAACCCCGATGGCGCCACGCCGCCGCACATCGTCGAGAAGCTGGTGGAAGTGGCGCAGCGCCCTGATACCCACGGTTATTCCTCCTCCAAGGGCATTCCACGCCTGCGCCGCGCCATTGCCCACTGGTATCGCAGCCGCTATGAGGTCGACTTCGATCCCGACAGCGAAGCCATCGTCACCATCGGTTCCAAGGAAGGCCTGGCGCACCTGATGCTGGCCACGCTCGACAAGGGCGACACCGTGCTGGTGCCCAATCCCAGCTATCCCATTCACATCTATGGCGCGGTCATCGCCGGCGCCAATATCCGCTCGGTGCGCATGAGCCCGGGCGTGGACTTCTTCGACGAGCTGGAACGCGCCGTGCGCGAGAGCTACCCCAAGCCCAAGATGATGATCCTGGGCTTCCCCTCCAACCCGACCGCGCAATGCGTGGAGCTGGAGTTCTTCGAGCGGGTCGTCAAGCTGGCGCGGGAACACCAGATCCTGGTGGTGCATGACCTGGCCTATGCCGACATCACCTTCGATGGCTGGAAAGCGCCGTCCATCATGCAGGTGCCGGGTGCGCGCGAGGTCGCGGTGGAATTCTTCACGCTCTCCAAGAGCTACAACATGGCCGGCTGGCGGATCGGCTTCATGGTCGGCAATGCGCGGCTGGTGGCGGCGCTGGCGCGCATCAAGAGCTATCACGACTATGGCAGCTTCACGCCGGTGCAGGTGGCGGCCATTGCGGCGCTGGAGGGCGACCAGTCTTGCGTGGAAGAGATCCGCGCCAATTACGAAAGGCGCCGCAATGTCCTGGTCAAGGGCTTGCACGAGGCGGGCTGGATGGTCGATGTGCCCAAAGCGTCCATGTACATCTGGGCGCGCATTCCCGAACCCTATCGCCAGTTCGGCTCGCTGGAGTTCGCCCGCATCCTGCTGGAACAGGCCAAGGTCTGCGTCTCGCCAGGCATCGGTTTTGGCGAATACGGCGACGAGTACGTGCGCTTTGCCCTCATCGAGAACGAGTCGCGCATCCGCCAGGCCATCCGCGGCATCAAGGCCATGTTCAAGAACGCCAAGGGAAGCTGA
- a CDS encoding phenylacetate--CoA ligase family protein, translating into MSDPRQVVAELDALERRDPQQREEQLMRALPQLLARAQSAAGWARILGGVDAAAISSRAALAQLPVTRKSDLKELQTRESPFGGLNATPTRQLRRLFVSPGPIFDPEGHGADWWRFASPMKALGLQAGHILQNCFAYHFTPAAFMVEGAAARLGCAVIPAGIGQTELQVNAMAALKPDAYVGTPSFLKIIIEKAQEMGADISSVQRALVSAEALPPSLRNWFHEHGVPQVLQLYASADIGNIAYETMSEGAVHPGMVLDEALILEIVRPGTGDPVAAGEVGEVVVTSFNPDYPLIRFGTGDLSAVVPGVSPCGRTNTRIKGWMGRADQTTKVRGMFVHPSQVADVLRRHADVLRARLVVSGEMANDVMTLHCEVGDPENPAIDVGALAGSLREVTKLRGEVLLVAPGSLPNDGKVIEDARKYE; encoded by the coding sequence ATGTCCGATCCCAGACAGGTAGTGGCTGAACTGGATGCGCTGGAGCGGCGCGATCCACAACAGCGTGAAGAACAGTTGATGCGCGCGCTGCCGCAACTGCTGGCGCGCGCGCAAAGCGCAGCTGGATGGGCGCGCATCCTTGGGGGTGTCGATGCGGCGGCTATCAGCTCGCGTGCGGCGCTGGCGCAGTTGCCGGTCACGCGCAAGTCCGACCTGAAGGAGCTGCAGACCCGCGAGAGTCCCTTCGGCGGCTTGAATGCCACGCCCACGCGGCAGTTGCGGCGGCTCTTTGTCTCGCCCGGCCCGATCTTCGATCCGGAAGGCCACGGCGCTGACTGGTGGCGCTTTGCCAGTCCGATGAAGGCGCTGGGACTGCAGGCCGGACACATCCTGCAGAACTGCTTTGCCTATCACTTCACGCCGGCGGCCTTCATGGTCGAGGGCGCGGCGGCCCGGTTGGGCTGCGCAGTGATTCCGGCCGGCATTGGCCAGACCGAATTGCAGGTCAATGCGATGGCAGCCCTCAAGCCCGATGCCTATGTCGGCACGCCCTCGTTCCTGAAGATCATCATCGAGAAGGCGCAGGAAATGGGGGCGGATATCTCCAGCGTGCAGCGCGCGCTGGTCAGCGCCGAGGCGTTGCCGCCGTCGCTGCGCAACTGGTTCCATGAGCATGGCGTGCCGCAGGTGCTGCAACTCTACGCCTCCGCCGATATCGGCAACATCGCCTACGAGACCATGAGCGAAGGCGCGGTGCATCCGGGGATGGTGCTGGATGAAGCGCTGATTCTGGAAATCGTGCGGCCCGGTACCGGCGACCCCGTGGCCGCAGGCGAAGTGGGCGAGGTGGTGGTGACGTCCTTCAATCCCGACTATCCGCTGATCCGTTTCGGCACCGGCGACCTGTCGGCGGTGGTGCCGGGCGTCTCTCCCTGCGGGCGCACCAATACCCGCATCAAGGGCTGGATGGGACGCGCCGACCAGACCACCAAGGTGCGCGGCATGTTCGTGCATCCTTCGCAGGTGGCCGACGTGCTGCGACGGCATGCCGATGTCTTGCGGGCGCGGCTGGTGGTCTCTGGCGAGATGGCCAATGACGTCATGACCCTGCATTGCGAAGTAGGTGATCCGGAAAATCCCGCCATCGACGTGGGCGCGCTGGCTGGCAGCCTGCGCGAGGTGACCAAGCTGCGGGGCGAAGTGTTGCTGGTGGCCCCGGGTAGCTTGCCCAATGACGGGAAGGTCATCGAAGATGCGCGGAAGTACGAATAG
- a CDS encoding ABC transporter ATP-binding protein, translating into MTMNATPIQTSAAVPSAAPATVAKALAINNIEVIYDHVILVLKGVSLDVPEGKIVALLGANGAGKSTTLKAISNLLHAERGDVTKGSIEFRGERVDRMTPNDLVKRGVIQVMEGRHCFGHLTVEENLLTGAYTRGISNAEVKHELEKIYDYFPRLKVRRKSQSGYTSGGEQQMTAIGRAMMAKPSMILLDEPSMGLAPQIVEEIFEIVKDLNSKEKVSFLLAEQNTMVALRYADFGYILENGRVVMEGAASELADNEDVKEFYLGVSGAGRKNFRDMKFYRRRKRWLA; encoded by the coding sequence ATGACCATGAATGCCACACCGATCCAGACCAGTGCTGCTGTCCCTTCCGCTGCCCCGGCAACGGTAGCCAAGGCGCTGGCCATCAACAACATCGAAGTGATCTATGACCACGTGATCCTGGTCTTGAAGGGCGTCTCGCTGGACGTGCCCGAGGGCAAGATCGTGGCGCTCCTGGGCGCCAATGGCGCGGGCAAGAGCACGACCTTGAAGGCCATCTCCAACCTGCTGCACGCCGAGCGCGGTGACGTGACCAAGGGCAGCATCGAATTCCGCGGTGAGCGCGTGGACCGCATGACGCCCAACGACCTGGTCAAGCGCGGCGTGATCCAGGTGATGGAAGGGCGGCATTGCTTTGGCCACCTGACCGTGGAAGAAAACCTGCTCACCGGCGCCTACACGCGTGGCATCAGCAACGCTGAAGTGAAGCACGAGCTGGAAAAGATCTACGATTATTTCCCGCGCCTGAAGGTGCGGCGCAAGTCACAGTCCGGCTATACCTCGGGCGGCGAGCAGCAGATGACGGCCATCGGCCGCGCCATGATGGCCAAGCCGTCCATGATCTTGCTGGACGAACCCTCGATGGGACTGGCCCCGCAGATCGTCGAAGAGATCTTCGAGATCGTCAAGGACTTGAACAGCAAGGAAAAGGTCTCCTTCCTGCTGGCCGAGCAGAACACCATGGTGGCGCTGCGCTACGCCGACTTTGGCTACATCCTCGAAAACGGGCGTGTGGTGATGGAAGGTGCAGCCAGCGAACTGGCCGATAACGAAGACGTCAAGGAGTTCTACCTCGGCGTCTCCGGGGCTGGCCGCAAGAACTTCCGCGACATGAAGTTCTACCGCCGCCGCAAGCGCTGGCTGGCCTAA
- a CDS encoding ABC transporter substrate-binding protein, whose protein sequence is MKSIKHLRQLLLATACAASLLSAAAPALAQASDQFIAIPSYRVGPYGTNGQSYYGGYVDYLNYINIKEGGVNGVKLSWEECETEYNNAKGVECYERMKNKNPVTHGTAINPMATGISYALIDKTAEDKVPLVMIGYGRTDAVDGSVFPYAFPLVTTYQMQVSAIVKYLAGKNNGSLAGKKIVFLYHDSAYGKEPIVALQAEASIGKFKLVEIPVAHPGNEQGAQWLRIRQENPDYVIFWGWGVMNQTALKAAQKVGYARDKIVGSWWAGSEEDTIPAGDAAKGYLSATWNVAGKDVPVIADIDKVVYGAGKGNMQDKNKLGSILYNRGVSAAIATVEAVRTAQGKYGKGKVMSGEQVRWGFENLNITDARLKALGATGLLPEIKTSCDNHEGSGKVKIQQWDGSKWVLVSDWIEGNKNLIHPLFKASAAKYAKEKGITPACMK, encoded by the coding sequence ATGAAGAGCATCAAGCATCTGCGGCAGCTGCTATTGGCCACCGCCTGCGCCGCCAGCCTGCTGTCGGCGGCCGCCCCGGCGCTGGCGCAGGCCAGCGACCAGTTCATCGCCATCCCCAGCTACCGGGTCGGCCCTTATGGCACCAACGGCCAGTCGTATTACGGCGGCTATGTCGATTACCTCAACTACATCAACATCAAGGAAGGCGGCGTCAATGGCGTCAAGCTGTCCTGGGAAGAATGCGAGACCGAGTACAACAACGCCAAGGGCGTGGAGTGCTACGAGCGCATGAAGAACAAGAACCCGGTCACCCACGGCACCGCCATCAACCCCATGGCCACCGGCATCTCCTATGCCTTGATCGACAAGACCGCCGAAGACAAGGTGCCGCTGGTGATGATCGGCTATGGCCGTACCGATGCGGTCGATGGCTCGGTGTTCCCGTATGCCTTCCCGCTGGTGACGACCTACCAGATGCAGGTTTCGGCCATCGTCAAGTACCTGGCCGGCAAGAACAATGGTTCGCTGGCAGGCAAGAAGATCGTCTTCCTGTACCACGACTCGGCCTATGGCAAGGAACCCATCGTGGCGCTGCAGGCGGAAGCTTCCATCGGCAAGTTCAAGCTGGTGGAAATCCCGGTGGCGCACCCCGGCAACGAGCAGGGCGCGCAGTGGCTGCGCATCCGCCAGGAGAACCCCGACTACGTGATCTTCTGGGGCTGGGGCGTGATGAACCAGACCGCGCTGAAGGCGGCGCAGAAGGTCGGCTATGCGCGTGACAAGATCGTCGGTTCCTGGTGGGCCGGTTCGGAAGAAGACACCATTCCCGCCGGTGACGCCGCCAAGGGCTATCTGTCGGCGACCTGGAACGTCGCCGGCAAGGATGTGCCCGTGATCGCGGACATCGACAAGGTAGTCTATGGCGCGGGCAAGGGCAACATGCAGGACAAGAACAAGCTCGGCTCCATCCTCTACAACCGCGGCGTCTCGGCGGCCATCGCCACCGTGGAAGCGGTGCGGACCGCCCAGGGCAAATACGGCAAAGGCAAGGTCATGAGCGGCGAGCAGGTGCGCTGGGGCTTTGAAAACCTCAACATCACCGATGCCCGTCTCAAGGCGCTGGGTGCGACCGGCCTGCTGCCGGAGATCAAGACCTCCTGCGACAACCATGAAGGGTCCGGCAAGGTCAAGATCCAGCAATGGGATGGCAGCAAGTGGGTGCTGGTATCGGACTGGATCGAGGGCAACAAGAACCTGATCCACCCGCTCTTCAAGGCGTCTGCGGCGAAATACGCAAAAGAAAAAGGCATCACTCCTGCCTGCATGAAGTAG
- a CDS encoding branched-chain amino acid ABC transporter permease — translation MLYREAGQFKTSYIADSQIFPIRQDRIIFTLFMVFAFVGVPLLGSEYWFSAILVPFLVFALAALGLNVLTGYAGQLSLGSAAFMAVGAYAAYNFQLRVDGIPIVATLLLSGGCAALVGVLFGLPSLRIKGFYLAVATLAAQFFVVWALTKFPWFSNNSSSGVISTPKIDFFGIAIDTPVRKYLFVLAVVSVLALVAKNLVRSSTGRAWMAVRDMDVAAEVIGIPLMRTKLTAFAVSSFYCGVAGALYAFCYLGSVEPDGFSLDLSFRILFMIIIGGVGSILGSFLGSAFILLLPIFLDNALPPLAALLHLPFTNATVSHIQMMVFGALIIFFLIAEPHGLARLWQIAKEKLRLWPFPH, via the coding sequence ATGCTGTACCGTGAAGCAGGACAATTCAAGACAAGCTACATCGCCGACAGCCAGATCTTCCCGATCCGCCAGGATCGCATCATCTTCACGCTCTTCATGGTGTTCGCCTTCGTGGGCGTGCCCTTGCTGGGCAGCGAATACTGGTTCTCGGCCATCCTGGTGCCCTTCCTGGTGTTTGCCCTGGCCGCCCTCGGCCTGAACGTACTGACCGGTTACGCTGGTCAGCTCTCGCTGGGCTCGGCGGCCTTCATGGCGGTGGGCGCCTACGCGGCCTACAACTTCCAGTTGCGCGTGGACGGCATTCCCATCGTCGCCACGCTGCTGCTCTCGGGTGGCTGCGCGGCGCTGGTGGGTGTGCTGTTCGGGCTGCCGTCGCTGCGCATCAAGGGCTTCTACCTGGCCGTGGCCACGCTGGCGGCGCAGTTCTTCGTGGTGTGGGCGCTGACCAAGTTTCCCTGGTTCTCCAACAATTCTTCCTCGGGCGTGATCAGCACACCCAAGATCGATTTCTTCGGCATCGCCATCGATACGCCGGTGCGCAAGTATCTCTTCGTGCTGGCCGTGGTGAGCGTGCTGGCGCTGGTGGCCAAGAACCTGGTGCGCTCCAGCACGGGACGCGCCTGGATGGCGGTGCGCGACATGGACGTGGCCGCTGAAGTGATCGGCATCCCCTTGATGCGCACCAAGCTGACCGCCTTCGCGGTGAGCTCCTTCTACTGCGGCGTGGCCGGCGCACTGTATGCCTTCTGCTACCTGGGGTCGGTGGAGCCGGACGGCTTCTCGCTGGACCTGTCCTTCCGCATCCTCTTCATGATCATCATCGGCGGCGTGGGCAGCATCCTCGGTTCCTTCCTGGGCTCGGCCTTCATCCTGCTGCTGCCGATCTTCCTCGACAACGCGCTGCCGCCGCTGGCAGCGCTCTTGCACCTGCCTTTCACCAATGCCACCGTGTCGCACATCCAGATGATGGTGTTTGGCGCGCTGATCATCTTCTTCCTGATCGCCGAGCCGCACGGACTGGCGCGACTGTGGCAGATCGCCAAGGAAAAACTGCGCCTGTGGCCGTTCCCGCACTGA
- a CDS encoding branched-chain amino acid ABC transporter permease — MQFFLEVTLSGLLSGLMYSLVALGFVLIYKASGVFNFAQGAMVYFAALAVVGLMEKGMPMWAAIIGAFVVMILVGLATERFVLRKLVNQPPITLFMATIGLTFFLEGLGPLLFGSEVRPIDLGIVDEPIQSVMDSIGIGISKFDLFASGMVVALVAALALFFQKTKVGRALRAVADDHQAALSLGIPLQHIWAVVWGVAGFVALIAGLLWGSRNGVQFALTMTALKALPVLILGGFTSIPGAIVGGLIIGASEKLAEIYIPPVMQDAFGGNFGGIEGWFPYVFALLFLLVRPEGLFGERHIDRV; from the coding sequence ATGCAATTCTTCCTCGAAGTCACCCTGAGCGGCTTGCTCTCGGGGCTGATGTATTCCCTGGTGGCGCTGGGCTTCGTGCTGATCTACAAGGCCTCCGGTGTGTTCAATTTCGCGCAGGGTGCGATGGTGTATTTCGCCGCCCTGGCGGTGGTGGGGCTGATGGAAAAGGGCATGCCGATGTGGGCCGCCATCATCGGCGCCTTCGTGGTGATGATCCTGGTGGGCCTGGCCACGGAGCGCTTCGTGCTGCGCAAGCTGGTGAACCAGCCACCGATCACGCTCTTCATGGCCACCATCGGCCTGACCTTTTTCCTGGAAGGCCTGGGGCCTTTGCTGTTCGGCAGCGAGGTGCGGCCGATTGATCTTGGCATCGTCGATGAACCGATCCAGTCGGTGATGGACAGTATTGGGATCGGCATCTCCAAGTTCGACCTCTTTGCCTCCGGCATGGTGGTGGCGCTGGTGGCGGCGCTGGCGCTGTTCTTCCAGAAGACCAAGGTGGGCCGCGCCTTGCGGGCGGTGGCCGACGACCACCAGGCGGCGCTGTCGCTGGGCATCCCGCTGCAGCACATCTGGGCCGTGGTGTGGGGCGTGGCCGGTTTCGTGGCGCTGATCGCGGGTCTCTTGTGGGGTTCGCGCAATGGCGTGCAGTTCGCGCTGACCATGACGGCGCTGAAGGCCTTGCCGGTGCTGATCCTGGGCGGATTTACCTCGATTCCCGGGGCGATCGTGGGGGGACTCATCATCGGCGCCTCCGAGAAACTGGCCGAGATCTACATTCCGCCGGTGATGCAGGACGCCTTCGGCGGCAACTTCGGCGGCATCGAGGGCTGGTTCCCGTATGTGTTTGCGTTGCTGTTCCTGCTGGTGCGGCCGGAAGGCTTATTTGGTGAGCGGCATATTGACCGTGTATGA
- a CDS encoding ABC transporter ATP-binding protein has protein sequence MNTTMKRHLSSEILPSGLPPVASPDDEAPAVAANGRRIGEVILDLQNISLSFGGVKALTDISFDVREHEIRAIIGPNGAGKSSMINVINGVYHPQKGRILYRGQPRAGMHPSAIARQGIARTFQNIALFKGMTVLDNIMTGRNTKMRSGLLSNAMWWGAARNEEIEHRRKVEQVIDFLEIQHIRKTPVGRLPYGLQKRVELARALAAEPHMLLLDEPMAGMNVEEKQDMCRFILDVNDQFGTTIVLIEHDMGVVMDISDRVVVLDYGKKIGDGTPEEVMGNEDVIKAYLGTSH, from the coding sequence ATGAACACGACCATGAAACGACACCTGTCTTCCGAAATCCTGCCCTCGGGCCTGCCGCCGGTGGCCAGCCCCGATGACGAGGCGCCTGCGGTCGCCGCCAATGGCCGCCGCATCGGCGAAGTCATCCTGGACCTGCAGAACATCTCGCTGTCCTTCGGTGGCGTGAAGGCCTTGACCGATATCTCCTTCGACGTGCGCGAACACGAGATCCGCGCCATCATCGGCCCCAACGGCGCCGGCAAGAGTTCGATGATCAACGTCATCAACGGCGTCTACCATCCGCAGAAGGGGCGCATCCTCTATCGCGGCCAGCCGCGCGCGGGCATGCACCCCAGCGCCATTGCGCGCCAAGGTATTGCACGCACCTTCCAGAATATCGCGCTCTTCAAGGGCATGACGGTGCTGGACAACATCATGACCGGGCGCAATACCAAGATGCGCTCCGGCCTGCTTTCCAACGCCATGTGGTGGGGCGCGGCCCGCAATGAAGAGATCGAGCACCGCCGCAAGGTGGAGCAGGTGATCGACTTCCTGGAGATCCAGCACATCCGCAAGACCCCCGTGGGACGCTTGCCCTATGGCTTGCAGAAGCGCGTGGAGCTGGCGCGGGCGCTGGCGGCCGAACCGCACATGCTGCTGCTGGATGAGCCCATGGCCGGCATGAACGTGGAAGAGAAGCAGGACATGTGCCGCTTCATCCTCGACGTCAATGACCAGTTCGGCACCACCATCGTGCTGATCGAACATGACATGGGCGTGGTCATGGATATCTCCGACAGGGTGGTGGTGCTGGACTACGGCAAGAAGATCGGCGATGGCACGCCCGAGGAGGTGATGGGCAATGAGGATGTGATCAAGGCTTACCTTGGGACTTCCCACTGA